The following proteins come from a genomic window of Methanosarcina sp. MTP4:
- the ltrA gene encoding group II intron reverse transcriptase/maturase → MKVSYSNTLIENAETLAVDLLWRDTKEENYHSVQTKSIGEKLTDKQQLKFQWNHINWNKVETHVNRLQVRITKAVIEGNWNLVKRLSYLLTHSHYAKLLAVRNVIQNKGKRTAGVDGELWSTPESKMNAALSLTDKRYKAKPLKRVYIEKYGSNKKRPLGIPSMYDRAMQSLYALALNPIAEATADKRSFGFRKFRSTQDACSQIFSRLSRRFDAQWILEGDIRGCFDNISHQWLLDNIPMDKSVLKQFLKAGFVFDRTLFPTNAGTPQGGIISPILANMTLDGIENLLIDKYHRHPKSGKITSNQQAKYKVNFVRYADDFIVTAKTKEIVEEIKGLIKDFLKDKGLELSEEKTLITHIDVGFDFLGWNFKKYKGKLLIKPSKKSIEKVTKKISNLIKKNKTRSQEALIDTLNPIITGWSNYHQSVVSKATFQSIDNKIWLMLWRWTKRRHPMKSRNWIAHKYWHPKETRKWVFSTSENQLKLLANKIIVRHTLVKLDKNPYLDSDYFEKRKFNLGAKKLSGKFKKVWENQKGKCPICNLSININANADERPLHHIDRNRKNNSTPNLVYLHAHCHRQYHATNPRPKTAAL, encoded by the coding sequence ATGAAAGTAAGTTATTCAAATACGTTGATTGAAAATGCTGAAACACTCGCAGTAGATCTTCTTTGGAGAGACACCAAAGAAGAAAACTATCACAGTGTACAGACTAAATCAATCGGCGAGAAGCTTACTGACAAGCAGCAACTGAAATTCCAATGGAATCACATCAACTGGAACAAAGTGGAAACGCACGTTAATAGGCTACAAGTCAGGATTACGAAAGCAGTCATTGAAGGAAACTGGAATTTAGTTAAAAGACTAAGCTATTTGCTAACTCATTCCCACTATGCTAAACTGTTAGCTGTCAGGAATGTTATTCAAAATAAGGGTAAAAGAACGGCAGGGGTCGATGGAGAATTGTGGTCAACACCTGAATCCAAGATGAATGCCGCTCTAAGTCTAACTGATAAGAGGTATAAGGCAAAACCACTGAAACGAGTTTACATTGAGAAATATGGGTCTAATAAGAAAAGACCTCTAGGTATCCCTTCCATGTATGATAGAGCCATGCAATCACTCTATGCACTAGCATTAAACCCGATTGCAGAAGCAACAGCAGACAAACGTTCTTTCGGATTTAGAAAATTCAGAAGTACACAGGATGCTTGCAGTCAAATTTTTTCACGGTTAAGTAGGAGATTTGACGCTCAATGGATACTAGAAGGTGACATAAGAGGTTGCTTTGACAACATTAGTCACCAATGGTTACTAGATAACATCCCAATGGACAAATCAGTTCTAAAGCAATTCCTCAAAGCGGGGTTTGTTTTTGATCGAACTCTATTTCCAACAAATGCAGGAACTCCACAAGGCGGTATTATATCACCAATACTGGCTAACATGACCTTAGATGGAATTGAAAACCTATTGATTGATAAATACCATCGACATCCAAAAAGTGGAAAAATAACAAGCAATCAGCAAGCAAAATACAAAGTAAACTTTGTAAGATACGCTGATGATTTTATTGTCACTGCAAAGACAAAAGAAATAGTGGAAGAAATTAAAGGACTGATTAAAGACTTCTTGAAGGATAAAGGTCTGGAACTATCGGAAGAAAAAACATTAATAACCCATATTGACGTTGGTTTTGACTTTTTAGGTTGGAATTTCAAAAAATACAAAGGAAAGCTTCTTATTAAACCATCCAAGAAATCTATCGAGAAAGTTACCAAGAAAATCAGTAACTTAATCAAGAAAAATAAAACCCGGTCACAAGAAGCTCTAATTGACACTCTTAACCCAATCATAACTGGGTGGTCTAACTACCATCAAAGTGTGGTATCTAAAGCGACATTTCAATCAATAGATAACAAAATATGGCTTATGCTTTGGAGATGGACTAAGAGAAGACACCCCATGAAATCAAGAAATTGGATTGCACATAAATACTGGCATCCCAAAGAAACGAGAAAATGGGTATTTTCAACATCGGAAAACCAACTTAAATTACTAGCAAATAAGATTATAGTCAGACACACTCTAGTCAAGTTAGACAAAAATCCATACCTCGATAGCGACTACTTTGAAAAACGCAAATTCAATTTAGGTGCAAAAAAGCTATCAGGGAAATTCAAAAAAGTATGGGAAAACCAAAAAGGCAAATGTCCCATCTGTAATCTTTCGATTAACATTAATGCTAATGCAGATGAAAGACCATTGCATCACATAGACAGAAATCGAAAGAATAACAGTACACCTAACTTAGTCTATCTACATGCACATTGTCACAGACAATACCATGCAACTAATCCAAGACCGAAAACTGCTGCCCTATAA
- a CDS encoding CHASE4 domain-containing protein yields MELEAEDTLENVERVQNAVATKQGYLDYSVQDWACWDDTCRFVEDQNQEYIDVDLQNETLAGIDVNLMLFVNDSGALVYAKSIDIETEEEVPVPAGLLELIEDGTLLMEEEDDEISGFVLLAEGPMFIACHPILSTKYEGPVRGTLIFGRYFDSGLLESFKELTCSSLLMYRVDEEMPPDFLNEYSSVTEVPGRIVVEPLNEERVAGYFELNDIAGGPALIIRADFPRDLYSHGKKTLDYMYFFLLLTGLLTGVGVKLALDRLFVSRLTEIDDFVTKVRAEKDLSKRLELKDNDELFRLSREINGMLNEIDLAEQELQTQEREKKVILDSLNELVVFVDPALNIIWANKAALEHMKMELEEAVGLSQRVAPGISSQAIEHLRLEETFERGEKKAGELSAGDGMVWSIQAVPVTDDAGKIIGILETWRDITESKKAEKLFQEKQIAEAANRTKSEFLANMSHELRTPLNSIIGFSDLLREKVFGGLNEKQLKSVGNISKSGKHLLNLINDILDLSKVEAGKMELKYSEFGLVGKLDSVKSLLAPLASRKNIEIKIDVGRELTSIRADEARFIQVLYNLLDNAIKFSNEKGLVRVEAKKKGEMVEIAVTDTGIGIEEKDQKKLFKPFSQVDSFASKKFQGTGLGLSLVKQIVQLHGGYVWFRSEAGEGSTFAFTLPIKGKKCTVSNDEVQEEEEKD; encoded by the coding sequence TTGGAGCTTGAAGCGGAGGATACACTGGAGAACGTAGAGCGGGTTCAAAACGCCGTTGCCACAAAACAGGGATATCTTGATTACAGTGTCCAGGATTGGGCTTGCTGGGACGATACCTGCCGGTTTGTAGAAGACCAGAACCAGGAATACATTGACGTGGACCTGCAAAACGAGACCCTTGCAGGAATTGATGTTAACCTCATGCTTTTTGTTAATGACTCAGGGGCCCTTGTATATGCGAAATCCATAGACATTGAAACCGAGGAAGAGGTGCCCGTACCTGCCGGACTGCTGGAATTGATTGAAGACGGCACTCTCCTTATGGAAGAAGAGGACGATGAGATAAGCGGCTTTGTTTTACTTGCCGAGGGCCCGATGTTTATTGCCTGCCACCCGATTCTCTCCACAAAGTATGAAGGGCCTGTGCGCGGCACTCTTATTTTTGGGAGGTACTTCGATAGCGGCCTTCTGGAATCTTTTAAAGAACTTACCTGTTCTTCCCTGCTCATGTACAGGGTAGACGAGGAAATGCCTCCGGACTTTCTTAATGAATATTCAAGTGTTACGGAGGTCCCCGGAAGGATCGTGGTAGAACCCCTAAACGAAGAAAGGGTCGCCGGTTATTTTGAATTGAATGATATCGCAGGTGGACCTGCCCTTATCATCAGGGCGGATTTCCCGAGGGATCTTTATTCCCACGGCAAGAAAACCCTTGATTATATGTACTTTTTCCTGCTGCTGACAGGGCTTTTGACCGGTGTCGGAGTCAAGCTTGCCCTGGACCGTCTTTTTGTTTCAAGGTTAACCGAGATTGACGATTTCGTGACAAAGGTCAGGGCTGAAAAAGACCTTTCCAAAAGGCTGGAGCTCAAAGACAATGATGAGCTGTTCAGGCTGTCCCGCGAGATTAACGGAATGCTGAACGAAATCGACCTGGCGGAACAGGAACTTCAAACCCAGGAACGGGAGAAGAAGGTTATCCTCGACTCACTCAATGAACTGGTCGTTTTTGTAGACCCTGCCCTTAATATTATCTGGGCTAATAAGGCTGCGCTTGAACACATGAAAATGGAGCTCGAAGAGGCAGTTGGGCTTTCCCAGAGAGTTGCTCCCGGAATAAGCAGCCAGGCTATCGAACACCTGCGCCTGGAAGAGACCTTTGAAAGAGGAGAGAAAAAAGCCGGGGAACTTTCTGCGGGGGACGGGATGGTATGGTCAATCCAGGCGGTTCCCGTGACCGATGATGCCGGAAAGATCATAGGCATCCTGGAGACCTGGAGAGACATTACGGAAAGCAAGAAAGCCGAGAAACTCTTTCAGGAAAAGCAAATTGCAGAGGCTGCAAACCGCACCAAGAGCGAATTCCTGGCCAACATGAGCCATGAACTGAGGACCCCTCTTAACTCGATCATAGGGTTCTCGGACCTCCTGCGTGAGAAGGTCTTCGGGGGACTGAATGAAAAGCAGTTGAAGTCCGTGGGGAACATCTCTAAGAGTGGAAAGCATCTGCTTAACCTGATCAATGATATCCTGGACCTTTCAAAGGTGGAAGCCGGAAAGATGGAGCTGAAGTACAGTGAATTCGGACTTGTCGGCAAGCTTGACAGTGTAAAGTCCCTGCTGGCCCCCCTCGCCTCCCGGAAAAACATCGAAATCAAAATCGATGTGGGTCGCGAGCTTACAAGCATCCGGGCTGACGAAGCCCGCTTTATCCAGGTCCTCTATAATCTCCTGGACAACGCCATAAAATTCTCTAACGAAAAAGGGCTAGTAAGGGTCGAGGCGAAAAAGAAAGGGGAAATGGTAGAAATCGCGGTTACGGATACCGGAATAGGCATCGAGGAAAAGGACCAGAAAAAACTCTTCAAACCTTTCAGCCAGGTCGATTCCTTTGCCTCCAAAAAGTTCCAGGGTACCGGGTTAGGCCTTTCCCTGGTCAAGCAGATTGTCCAGCTGCACGGTGGGTATGTCTGGTTCAGGAGCGAGGCAGGGGAAGGAAGCACATTTGCTTTTACATTGCCGATAAAAGGCAAAAAATGCACCGTCTCCAATGATGAAGTGCAGGAGGAAGAGGAAAAGGACTGA
- a CDS encoding CHASE4 domain-containing protein, whose protein sequence is MDIGKKVLFAVIFIFALLTCTLAFSSQSILLSSFQDLEKEDTLKNVEWVQNAVETQYDYLDHIARDWGYWDDTYEFVQTLDPEYIDSNLGNESMLDLEVNIFLFVNASGDIVYSKYVNLNTGEAVPLPGGVEEMIKDGPFLAESENDFVRGVVLFDEMPVLLASRSILRSDHEGPVEGTLILGRCLDDEFVGSIEDVTRSSLLVSRVDREMTSDFHAVFPETSDKVVILPSGEDTISAYFVLDGVDGKPVVMIRQDLSRDLYAHGQKILYYLYFLLLATGIVMGMGSKILLDSLFISRLGEIDDFVDRVRKEKDLSKRLKIKGEDELYRLSAGINGMLDDISLAGKEIKTRDTEKRTILDSLNEMLIFLDTDFRVVWANKAALRHMGVKLDDALGFRQQEATGISGRVFRALELEETLSGRTKSGEFASPDGKLWFIQAIPVKDEAGKIIGILETCLDITERKKAEKFLHEKELAETASRTKSEFLANMSHELRTPLNSIIGFSDLLIEQLFGELNEKQLRYVNNISKNGKHLLSLINDLLDFSKIEAGKMELNYEEFSLQETLAEIKSLMSPIASEKEIEINIDVDPKIPEIRADRNKFIQVMENLLSNAIKFSPRKGTIEVNGALKGNMVWIGVRDEGIGIEKEGRERLFKPFSQIDSFAAKKYQGTGLGLVLVKKIVQLHGGHVWFESEAGKGSTFGFSIPLKTGKK, encoded by the coding sequence ATGGATATAGGTAAAAAAGTTCTTTTTGCAGTTATTTTCATTTTTGCGCTGTTAACCTGTACGCTGGCGTTTTCTTCTCAAAGCATTTTATTATCGAGCTTTCAGGATCTTGAGAAAGAGGATACGTTGAAGAACGTGGAATGGGTGCAGAACGCCGTTGAAACCCAGTATGATTATCTTGATCATATCGCCCGGGACTGGGGCTACTGGGATGACACATATGAATTTGTCCAGACCTTAGATCCCGAATACATTGATTCGAACCTGGGTAATGAGTCAATGTTAGATCTTGAAGTAAATATCTTTCTTTTCGTTAATGCTTCCGGAGACATTGTTTATTCAAAGTATGTGAACCTGAACACCGGTGAAGCCGTGCCTCTCCCTGGCGGGGTGGAGGAAATGATAAAAGACGGTCCTTTTCTTGCGGAAAGTGAAAACGACTTCGTAAGAGGAGTTGTCCTGTTTGACGAAATGCCGGTGCTCCTTGCATCAAGGTCCATACTCCGGAGTGACCATGAAGGGCCTGTGGAGGGTACATTAATTCTCGGGAGATGTCTTGACGATGAATTCGTGGGTTCTATTGAGGATGTTACCCGGTCTTCCCTGCTCGTTTCAAGGGTGGACAGGGAAATGACCTCTGACTTTCATGCGGTTTTTCCCGAAACATCAGATAAAGTTGTGATTCTCCCTTCCGGGGAAGATACGATTTCAGCTTACTTTGTATTGGACGGGGTTGACGGAAAACCTGTTGTCATGATCCGGCAGGACCTTTCGAGGGACCTGTATGCCCACGGCCAGAAAATCCTGTATTATCTCTATTTCCTCTTGCTCGCAACGGGCATTGTCATGGGAATGGGAAGCAAGATTCTCCTGGACAGCCTCTTTATTTCCCGCCTGGGTGAAATTGATGATTTCGTTGACAGGGTGCGAAAGGAAAAAGACCTCTCAAAGAGGCTTAAAATCAAAGGGGAGGATGAACTGTACCGGCTTTCTGCGGGGATCAACGGAATGCTGGATGACATAAGTCTTGCCGGAAAGGAAATCAAGACTCGGGATACCGAAAAAAGGACAATACTCGATTCCCTAAACGAGATGCTTATTTTCCTGGATACCGACTTCAGGGTCGTATGGGCCAATAAAGCCGCTCTCCGGCATATGGGCGTGAAACTTGATGATGCTCTTGGATTTAGGCAGCAGGAAGCCACCGGGATAAGCGGAAGAGTCTTCAGGGCCCTGGAGCTTGAAGAAACCCTTTCCGGGAGGACAAAATCCGGGGAGTTTGCATCTCCTGACGGGAAGCTGTGGTTTATCCAGGCAATTCCCGTAAAAGATGAGGCTGGAAAGATCATCGGAATCCTGGAAACCTGCCTTGACATAACGGAAAGGAAAAAAGCGGAAAAATTCCTCCATGAAAAGGAACTTGCCGAAACTGCAAGCCGGACCAAAAGCGAGTTCCTCGCCAACATGAGCCATGAACTTCGGACCCCCCTTAACTCGATCATAGGGTTCTCGGACCTCCTTATCGAACAGCTTTTCGGGGAATTGAATGAAAAACAGCTTCGCTACGTCAATAACATCTCCAAAAACGGAAAGCATCTCCTTTCCCTGATCAACGACCTCCTTGATTTTTCAAAAATCGAAGCAGGGAAGATGGAACTCAATTATGAGGAGTTTTCGCTTCAGGAAACCCTGGCCGAAATTAAGTCCCTCATGTCTCCTATAGCTTCCGAGAAGGAAATAGAGATCAATATCGATGTTGACCCCAAAATCCCCGAAATCCGGGCTGACAGGAACAAGTTCATCCAGGTGATGGAAAACCTGCTCAGCAATGCCATCAAGTTCTCTCCCAGAAAAGGGACTATAGAGGTGAATGGAGCTCTGAAGGGGAATATGGTATGGATCGGGGTAAGGGACGAGGGGATTGGTATCGAAAAGGAGGGTCGTGAAAGGCTGTTTAAACCTTTCAGTCAGATCGATTCATTTGCAGCCAAAAAATACCAGGGGACCGGCCTTGGGCTTGTCCTTGTGAAGAAGATTGTGCAGCTCCACGGAGGGCACGTGTGGTTTGAAAGTGAAGCTGGAAAGGGCAGTACCTTTGGTTTTTCCATCCCCCTGAAAACCGGGAAAAAATAA
- a CDS encoding nitrogenase component 1: protein MIFSPDAFTASILTVEGIKDASALLNGPTGCKIYHSFLSDRHFPRGASHDPMAFQGEFYFGQLRVPSTYLDWEDYVEGSLEKLERLLSTVSEKNNDLLAVINSPGASLIGDDLETALKKSGVSERCFTVDCAGFSLPAPVGFENTGLALLEHLELKPLPRNQNRVNIIGLSILHKHWEGTVAELKKLLSLLGLEVGAVLFADTSVEELKNSSSAACNIVLFPAYGQKIAEWYRERFGTPAVLSPMGAPIGFDATEQLLQELAKCLGIDPSPALNFVRAARKNSYSKLARYHSFSGLPKGTSFSIKAEASFAYPLALWLYSYLGMVPLAVKTLPGGSPGIEASLQAFLKEKGFEKAYDREPEYETADIAFADGYTLGFLKGMGRCKAGIEISTPSEGYIDFIPKTYMGVEGTLWLLEEIINGIRSSL from the coding sequence ATGATATTTTCCCCGGATGCTTTTACGGCTTCCATTCTGACGGTTGAAGGAATTAAGGACGCATCAGCCCTTCTGAACGGGCCTACAGGCTGTAAGATTTATCACAGTTTTCTTTCGGACAGACATTTCCCCAGGGGAGCTTCCCACGACCCCATGGCTTTCCAGGGGGAGTTTTATTTCGGGCAGCTGAGGGTACCTTCAACCTACCTGGACTGGGAAGATTATGTTGAAGGGTCCCTCGAAAAGCTTGAAAGGCTCCTTTCCACGGTCTCGGAGAAAAACAACGACCTCCTTGCGGTTATTAATTCTCCCGGGGCAAGCCTGATCGGGGACGACCTGGAAACCGCCCTGAAAAAAAGCGGGGTGAGTGAGCGCTGTTTTACTGTGGACTGTGCAGGCTTTTCCCTGCCCGCACCGGTAGGCTTTGAAAACACCGGGCTTGCTCTCCTTGAGCACCTGGAACTGAAGCCGCTTCCGAGGAATCAGAATAGGGTGAACATTATTGGGCTTTCCATCCTGCATAAACACTGGGAGGGCACGGTAGCCGAGCTTAAAAAGCTCCTGTCCCTTCTCGGGCTGGAGGTCGGAGCCGTGCTCTTTGCGGATACTTCCGTTGAAGAGCTGAAAAACTCAAGCAGTGCTGCCTGTAATATCGTGCTCTTCCCCGCTTACGGACAAAAAATTGCCGAATGGTACCGGGAACGCTTCGGGACCCCGGCGGTTCTCTCTCCTATGGGAGCTCCAATAGGGTTTGACGCTACCGAGCAGCTTCTCCAGGAGCTTGCAAAATGCCTCGGGATCGACCCCTCTCCTGCCCTTAACTTTGTCCGGGCTGCAAGGAAAAACAGTTATTCTAAACTCGCACGCTACCACTCCTTTTCCGGGCTCCCCAAGGGTACGAGCTTCTCAATAAAAGCCGAAGCCTCGTTTGCCTATCCGCTTGCCCTCTGGCTCTACTCCTACCTTGGGATGGTCCCCCTTGCGGTCAAAACCCTTCCCGGGGGCAGTCCGGGAATTGAAGCCTCTCTCCAGGCGTTTTTAAAAGAAAAAGGCTTCGAAAAGGCTTATGATAGGGAGCCTGAGTATGAAACAGCTGACATTGCCTTTGCTGACGGCTACACTCTCGGGTTTTTGAAAGGGATGGGGCGCTGTAAAGCAGGTATAGAAATATCCACGCCTTCGGAAGGGTACATCGATTTCATCCCTAAAACATATATGGGTGTCGAGGGCACTCTCTGGCTGCTCGAAGAAATTATCAACGGAATCCGTTCTTCCCTTTAA
- a CDS encoding nitrogenase component 1, giving the protein MIQIALYGKGGIGKSTISANLSAALAESGKSILQVGCDPKSDSTRLLLGGRKIPTVLDYLRKTPPDKQNLESLLFKGFKGAACVETGGPKPGVGCAGRGILSSFEALVRLGIRDVPLDLVLYDVLGDVVCGGFAVPLRSEYADAVFLVTSGEFMAIYAANNILRGIKNFEDSSPRVAGIIRNSRGIEDEDRRISAFSKAVGLPVVASIPRSEIFSRAEKAGKTLIETFPESENAEIFRELARYVEKIGKDRSLLYHARPLEDWELEELVLGRSLEDSASTFMQGEVEKEAGCESGFEEDAGSEVGTINEPEKCCSEACGTCEGETCECEAGDSSGSGNLSCSDSSRVKPASGNEEAPVPGPSGPGTPELKPPLYGCAFAGAVTATFQVNGALTVLHGPRSCAHIISDALASSFLRSGSFRKTGVKGLEGRALPGLLSVDMEEEDIIFGGLEKLSCRMEEALASGWKLLFVVSTCPSGIIGDDIEKAVLKMKRLYPGARILPIPVDGNLTGDFSYGFFEGCKKVAGLIDPAVRPEEGLVNIIGERNFSPRDEENFRIMEKLLEGLGLRVNCRFLSRADPSSIRAFKKAGLNLLAHNSLENRLLRDYLSEYFGLGFFEHPFPVGFRDSSRWVKALSKCLTPEKDPMPFLEAREQMYRIELSKYSPHLEGKKVLVVSYSQDIGWVLDTIRDLGMELVKVGIRASSFGKDKQLALFPEDIPFVENYTDRQRAEDIKSLKPDLVLSGYAPLIPEENVHCDTIPFSPKVGFMSGLELAKRWSTLLRLPVVEGWKYDGGEEE; this is encoded by the coding sequence TTGATTCAGATTGCCCTTTATGGGAAAGGTGGAATTGGCAAGTCCACGATTTCCGCAAATCTTTCCGCCGCTCTTGCTGAATCCGGAAAAAGCATCCTCCAGGTCGGCTGTGACCCGAAAAGTGATTCTACCCGGCTGCTCCTTGGAGGGAGGAAGATTCCCACGGTGCTGGACTACCTCAGGAAAACGCCTCCTGACAAACAGAACCTTGAAAGTCTCCTCTTCAAAGGTTTCAAGGGAGCCGCCTGTGTGGAAACCGGGGGTCCGAAGCCCGGAGTCGGCTGTGCGGGCCGGGGAATCCTGAGCAGTTTTGAAGCGCTTGTGAGGCTCGGGATCCGGGACGTCCCCCTTGACCTTGTCCTTTACGACGTGCTCGGGGACGTTGTCTGCGGCGGTTTTGCGGTCCCCCTCCGGAGTGAATATGCAGATGCTGTTTTTCTTGTTACCTCCGGGGAATTCATGGCCATCTACGCAGCAAATAACATTCTCCGGGGCATCAAAAATTTTGAGGATTCCTCCCCCCGGGTTGCGGGAATTATCCGGAATAGCAGAGGCATTGAAGATGAGGATCGGCGGATTTCGGCTTTTTCAAAAGCCGTGGGGCTTCCGGTAGTCGCCTCGATTCCCAGAAGCGAAATATTCTCCAGGGCTGAAAAAGCTGGAAAGACACTGATCGAAACCTTCCCTGAATCCGAAAACGCTGAGATTTTCAGGGAACTTGCCAGGTATGTGGAAAAGATCGGAAAGGACAGGAGTTTGCTTTATCATGCAAGGCCTCTCGAAGATTGGGAACTTGAAGAGCTGGTGCTCGGAAGGAGTCTGGAAGATAGTGCATCAACCTTCATGCAGGGGGAGGTCGAAAAGGAGGCAGGGTGCGAAAGTGGGTTCGAGGAGGATGCAGGAAGTGAAGTTGGGACTATTAATGAGCCCGAAAAATGCTGTTCTGAGGCATGTGGGACCTGTGAGGGGGAAACCTGCGAGTGTGAAGCTGGGGATTCCAGTGGTTCCGGAAATCTCTCCTGTTCTGACTCTTCCAGGGTAAAGCCTGCTTCGGGAAATGAAGAAGCTCCTGTTCCGGGTCCTTCCGGGCCAGGGACTCCTGAGCTAAAACCCCCTCTTTACGGCTGTGCATTTGCGGGAGCGGTGACTGCCACATTCCAGGTGAACGGGGCTCTTACGGTCCTCCACGGGCCCAGGAGCTGTGCCCATATTATCTCCGATGCGCTTGCCAGTTCCTTTTTGAGGAGCGGGAGCTTCAGGAAAACCGGAGTTAAGGGTCTTGAAGGGCGGGCTCTTCCGGGGCTCCTGTCGGTGGATATGGAAGAAGAGGACATCATCTTCGGGGGGCTTGAAAAGCTTTCCTGCAGGATGGAAGAAGCTCTTGCTTCAGGCTGGAAATTACTTTTTGTTGTGAGTACCTGCCCATCAGGAATAATCGGAGATGATATCGAAAAAGCCGTTTTGAAGATGAAGCGCCTTTATCCCGGGGCCCGGATTCTTCCGATACCTGTGGATGGAAACCTTACAGGGGACTTTTCTTACGGGTTTTTTGAAGGGTGCAAGAAAGTTGCCGGGCTTATCGACCCTGCCGTAAGACCTGAAGAGGGCCTGGTTAACATTATCGGGGAGCGAAACTTCTCCCCGAGGGACGAGGAAAACTTCCGGATCATGGAAAAGCTTCTTGAAGGGCTCGGGCTCCGGGTAAACTGCCGTTTCCTGAGCAGGGCCGACCCTTCTTCTATCCGGGCTTTCAAAAAAGCCGGGCTAAATCTCCTTGCCCACAACAGCCTGGAAAACCGGCTGCTCAGGGATTACCTGTCCGAATACTTCGGGCTTGGCTTTTTTGAACATCCCTTCCCCGTGGGTTTCAGGGACAGCAGCAGGTGGGTAAAAGCCCTCTCCAAATGCCTTACTCCGGAAAAAGACCCCATGCCTTTCCTTGAAGCCCGGGAACAAATGTACAGGATCGAACTCAGTAAATACTCTCCCCATCTTGAGGGGAAAAAGGTCCTTGTCGTAAGTTACAGCCAGGATATAGGCTGGGTCCTTGATACGATCCGGGATCTTGGTATGGAGCTGGTTAAAGTCGGAATACGGGCTTCCTCTTTTGGAAAAGACAAACAGCTGGCCCTGTTTCCGGAGGACATTCCGTTTGTGGAAAACTATACGGACCGGCAGCGGGCCGAGGACATAAAAAGCCTTAAACCTGACCTTGTGCTTTCGGGTTATGCTCCCCTTATCCCGGAAGAAAATGTACACTGCGACACAATTCCCTTCTCTCCGAAAGTGGGATTTATGAGCGGGCTCGAGCTTGCGAAACGCTGGAGTACGCTGCTTCGCCTGCCTGTGGTTGAAGGCTGGAAATACGATGGAGGTGAAGAGGAATGA
- a CDS encoding DUF1638 domain-containing protein, with protein MPVLSIIACGMFEDELTYVLSQDQELKQLILVDNRESMGLIRKLKSENCVLRTAPLDRVPMLLQSGHGSGFGLLTKPLMALPFFRKLHEDMKLKAGQKVTVVVNVLKLALHADLELLKSEVYRNIREMAAFSDGILIFYGSCGHALGKLDEDFADLGCPLYFMKDCSGETVEDCISAAFGGNDAYAEAMLTCRGTGAIYLTPMWVSSWGQMENEGKSSVDFDSKYLKDPKYCVAGKIDTGLGYDPDFHKNVREFACRFNMEVRKMKGSVEVAKRSYEHARKAVIGTPK; from the coding sequence ATGCCCGTATTAAGTATCATTGCCTGTGGAATGTTTGAAGACGAACTTACGTATGTTTTGTCTCAAGACCAAGAGCTCAAGCAGCTGATCCTTGTGGATAACAGGGAATCCATGGGGCTTATCCGCAAACTTAAATCCGAAAACTGTGTCCTGAGGACAGCTCCCCTTGACAGGGTTCCGATGCTCCTGCAGTCCGGGCACGGTTCGGGTTTCGGGCTTCTTACAAAACCCCTTATGGCGCTCCCTTTTTTCCGAAAACTGCATGAAGATATGAAACTTAAGGCAGGGCAAAAGGTAACAGTGGTGGTAAACGTGCTCAAGCTTGCCCTGCATGCCGACCTGGAACTCCTTAAATCCGAGGTCTACAGGAATATCAGGGAAATGGCTGCTTTTTCGGACGGGATCCTTATCTTTTACGGTAGTTGCGGACATGCCCTGGGAAAACTGGATGAAGATTTTGCAGACCTTGGTTGTCCCCTCTACTTTATGAAGGACTGTTCCGGGGAGACTGTTGAAGACTGCATAAGTGCCGCTTTTGGAGGAAATGACGCATATGCTGAGGCAATGCTGACCTGCCGGGGAACAGGGGCTATTTACCTGACTCCTATGTGGGTCTCGAGCTGGGGTCAGATGGAAAATGAAGGCAAAAGTTCCGTTGATTTTGACAGTAAATACCTGAAAGACCCGAAATACTGCGTAGCCGGAAAAATTGATACCGGCCTTGGGTATGATCCGGATTTTCATAAAAATGTCAGGGAATTTGCCTGCAGGTTCAACATGGAAGTCAGGAAGATGAAGGGCAGTGTGGAAGTCGCTAAAAGGTCCTACGAGCATGCCCGAAAAGCCGTTATAGGGACTCCGAAATAA